In the genome of Streptomyces sp. NBC_00433, the window GGGCGGCACTTCGACATCGGCGTCGTCGCCGAGGCCGCCTCGGTCGATATCGAGGCGGCGCTCGAAGCACTGGACACCGCGGTCGCCGCGGGACTGGTCGCCGAGGACCAGCAGCGGCTCGGCTGGTTCCGCTTCACGCACGGGCTGACCGCCGAGGTGCTCTACGGTGCCACCGGCCGGCTGCGCAGGGCCCATCTGCACCGCAGGATCGGCGCCGCGGCTGCCCGCACCTGGACGGACAGCGCCTACGCGGGACCCGTGGAGACCGTCAGGTACTGGCCGCAGGACCAGTGATCTCCCCGGCATGCCTCAGCCGAGCCGGGAGAACCAGTCGATGGTCATCGCCAGGCCCTTGTCGAAGTCGACCGCCGGCTGCCAGCCCAACTCCGCGCGGGCCAGGGTGATGTCCGGCCGCCGCAGCCCCGGGTCGTCCACCGGCCGCTCCACGAAGGCGATCGGCGACGCGGACCCGCACAGGTCGCGGACCCGGTGGGCCAGTTCCAGGATCGTCAGCTCGACGGGATTGCCCAGGTTGACCGGGCCCGGGTGCGACCCGGCGGCCGCGGTGAGGATGCCGCCGACGGTGTCGTCCACGTAGCACAGCGACCTGGTCTGCGAGCCGTCCCCGGCGACGGTGAGCGGCTCACCGGCGAGCGCCTGTGTGACGAAGGTCGGCACCGCCCGGCCGTCCTTGGGCCGCATCCGCGGGCCGTAGGTGTTGAAGAGCCGCACGATGACGGTGTCCACGCCGCGGGCGGTGCGGTAGGCGGTGGTCAGCGCCTCGGCATAGCGCTTGGCCTCGTCGTACTGGCTGCGCGGGCCCACCGGGTTGACATTGCCCCAGTACAGCTCGGTCTGCGGGTGGACCAGCGGGTCGCCGTAGACCTCGGAGGTGGAGGCGAGCAGGAAGCGGGCGCCCTTGCGCATCGCGAGGTCCAGGGCGTTCTCGGTGCCGTGGGCGCCCGCCCGCAGGGTCTCCAGCGGGTGCCGGGCGTAGTCGTGCGGGGAGGCGGGCGAGGCCAGGTGCAGCACCAGGTCCACGGGACCCGGCACGTCGAAGGGCTCGCACACGTCGCGGACGTCCAGGACGAAGCCCGGATCGCCGTCCCGCGCGCGGACGTTGTCGACGCTGCCGGTCAGCAGGTTGTCGACGCAGACCACCTCGGTCCCCTCTGCCCGCAACCGGTCGCACAGGTGCGAGCCGACGAAGCCGGCGCCGCCCGTGACGACCGCGCGGCGCACCGGCGGCAACCCGCCCATATCGGTCTCCTTCTTGTCCCTGGTGCGGTCGGACTCAAGCCGTGTCATGGTCAGGACTCCCGCAGCGACCGGCCGGTCCTGGTCAGGAACACGTCGTCCAGCGTCGGCCGGTGCAGCTCGATGGTGGTCAGCTCCACCCCGACGTCGGCCAGCGCCCGCATGATCCGCGGCATCGCCGTCTCGCCGGCGTCCACCGACAGCCGCAGGTCGCCCTCCTCGCGCAGCTCCGCGGACCGTACGCAGTCCTGCTGGGCCAGCACCTCGACCGCCTTCGCGGCGTGCTCCGCGACCTCCACGGTGACCACCTCGCCGGCGATTCCCCGCTTCAGCTCGGCCGGGGTGCCCTCCGCCACGATCCCGCCGCCGTCGATGATGGCGATCCGGTCGCACAGTGCGTCGGCCTCGTCCAGGTAGTGCGTCGTCAGGAAGACGGTCATGCCCTCGGTCCGCAGCCGGCGGATCTCGTCCCACATGTGCGCCCGGCTCTGCGGGTCCAGGCCCGAGGTCGGCTCGTCGAGGAAGAGCACCTTCGGCCGGTGGACCACGCCCAGCGCGATGTCCACCCGCCGCCGCTGCCCGCCCGAGTACGTACGGCAGTGGCGGTCGGCGTAGGCCGTCAGGTCGAAGGCGTCCAGCGCCGCGGTGGCCCGCGCCTGCGCCTCCGCCTTGCCGACGCCGTGCATCCTGGCCTGCATGACCAGCTCCTCGCGGGCCGTCACGTTGTCCCAGGTGCCGCCGCCCTGGGCGACGTAGCCGATGTTCCTGCGCACCGCCGCCTGCGCGGTCCGCAGGTCGGCGCCGGCGACGACCGCCTCGCCGCCGTCGGGCGGCAGCAGGGTCGCGAGCATCCGCAGGGTGGTCGTCTTGCCCGCGCCGTTCGGGCCGAGGAATCCGAAGATCTCCCCCTCGCCCACGGTCAGGTCCAGGCCGGAAACCGCCTCCACGGTCGTGGACTTGCGGCGCCGCCCGGTGCTGAAGGACTTCCGCAGTCCCCTGGTCTCAATCATCGAGGCGTCCTTGTCGTCAGTGCGTTCAGCGGAGTCGTCACCGGGCCGGGCGGAGTCGGGACCGTGGTTCTGCGCGGTGGCCACCGGCTTCTGCGGAGTCGTCACCGGGTGCTCAGCGGACCGAGCGGGCGAAGAGCCGGGCCGACCAGGCCAGTGCCAGCACGGCGACGGCGGCCAGCAGCGAGATGCTCTGCCAGACCGAGGCGTCGCCGGTGTGCCCGGCGAACAGCGCGCGCATGCCGACGACCGCCCGGCTGAAGGGATTCCAGTCCGAGACCCGGCGCAGCCACAGCGGCGCGAGCGCCAGCGGCAGCAGCGTCCCCGACAGCAGCATCAGCGGCTGGGCGATGTTGTTGACCACCTGGCCCAGCGCGTTGGGGTCGCTGACCTTCAGCGCGATGCCGTAGCTGACCGCCGAGCTGCTCAGCGTGATCAGCGCCAGCAGCGCGTACGCCAGCAGCAGGTCCTGCACGTGGACGAACAGGCCGAGCGGCATGGCCAGCACGATGATGATCGCCGCCTGCACCACCAGCACGACCACGTCGCGCAGCGCCCGCCCCAGCAGCAGCGCCGCCCGGCTGACCGGGGTGACCCTGGCCCGCTCGATGACGCCGGAGGCCAGCTCCGCCAGCAGGCCGAACCCGACGTAGAGGCCGCCGCCGAGCGCCAGCGCGACCAGCATGCCGGGCACGTAGATGCGGTAGGCGTCGGTCATCGAGTCGGCGCCCATGGAGGAGAGCGCGGGTTTGAGCAGCGGGGCGAACAGCGCAAGATAGACCACCGGCTGGGCCACGCCCAGCAGGATCGACAGCGGCGACCTGGTCAGCAGCAGCATGTGCCGCTGGAAGACCAGCCAGGTGTCGCGGAGCGTCTTCACGACGGAGTCCCCCTTCGTCCGAGGAGTTGTTCGAGGTGCCGGGCCGCGGCCGCGGCGCCGCCCGCGGCGGCGAAGGAGTCGCGCACGCGGTGCGCGGCGGCGCGGTAGGCGGGGTCGTCGAGGACGGCGAGCAGCTCCTCGCGCAGCGTCTTGGGCCGCACGCTCGCGAACCTGACCCTGCGGCCCGCGCCGACCGCCGCCACCCTGGCGGCGTTGATGGGCTGGTCGCCCTTGATCGGCGCGACGACCAGCGGCACACCGTGGGCGAGCGCCTCGCACACGGTGTTCAGGCCGCCGTGGCTGACGACCGCGTCGAGCTGCGGCATCAGGTCGAGCACCGGGACCCGCGACCTGACGAGGACGTCGCCCTCGGGCGGGTCGGGGACCGTGCCGTCGGGTGCCACCACGATCGCCTGGACACTGCCGCCGATCGGGCGCAGGGCCTGGAGGACCCGGGCGTGGAAGTCCTGCGCCAGGTCCATCGACAGGGTGCCCACGGTGACCAGCACATGCCGGCGGCCGGGGTCCAGCCAGTCCCAGGGGAAGGAGGTGTCCGGCGGGCGCGGGGCAAGCGCCGGGCCGACCAGCACGGCATTGCCGGGCCAGTCGAGCGGGCCGTTCAGGGCGGTGCCGGTGAAGGCGATCAGCAGGTGCGGGGAGAACCGCAGATCGTGCGGCGGCTCGCCGGGCATGCCCGCCGCGGTCCAGGCCGCCGCCATCTGCCGGTGGAGCCAGGCCTCGACCTCGGGCAGCGCGCGGTAGGGCCGGGTCAGCTCCATCGTGGTCGGCGCCAGGCTCGCCCAGGGCAGCCCGGCCCGGTGCGCGGCGATCGCGCCCGCCACCGCGTGCTGGTCCACCGCGAGGACGTCGGGCCGGAAGGCGGCGACCGCCCGCTCGATGCCCGGCAGGGTGACCTTCGCGTGCGGGACGATGTAGCCCTCCCACCGCGACTTCGCCGCGGCCATGCCCCGGTCGGCCTGGCCGCGGTGCGCCCGCAGCGGGATCGGGGTGATCGGGGTGCCGGGGCCGAGCACGGGCCGTAAGAACGACTCGGACCCGGCCCACATCACCTCGTGCCCGCGGTCGGCCAGCTCCCTGGACACCGCGGCCATCGGGTGCACATGGCCGGTCAGCGGCAGCGATACGAACAGGTAGCGGCCCATCAGCGGCCGTCAGGCCCGCTGGTGTCGCGCCGGGCGGCGACATAGCCGGCCACGTCGGCGACGGTCAGGTCGATGAGCTGGTCGACGCCGAGGCCCGAGACGTGGCCGAGCAGGTCGACGCCGTCGCCGTACTCCTCGCGCAGCGCCTCGCTCCACGCGGCCAGTTCGTGGCTCTCGACCAGCAGGTCGCCGTCCACCCGGGTGCCGGGGACGACGGAGTCGAGCCAGGCGTCGTCCTCGCCGACGATGCCCCGCAGCAGGTCGGCGACCGGGCGGATCAGTTCGGCCGCCGCGGTGTCGCCCGGCACGGGCTTGGTGGCCCGCAGCGCCCCGTAGGTGATGACACCGGTGTCGAAGCCCTTCTTCATCAGCGGCCCCGCGTGGAAGAAGCCCAGCACGTCCACCCCGCGCTCGCGGGCCAGCCGGCGCATCACCGTGCGGCCCTGGTCGAACTGCCTGATCTGGGCGAAGGACGGGTCCCAGGAGTTGGCGACGGCCTGGCTCCAGTCGACGGTGGCGACATCGGCGAAGCCGGCGGCGAGCGCCTGCCGCTCGTGCTCCTCCAGGGACGAGAAGTCGGGCATCACCTGGTGCTGGAGTATCTGCCGTACGAGGTCCTGCTCGGCCTCGTCCAGCTCGCCCTCACGCACCGACCAGGTGGCCACGGCCAGGATTCCGCCGGGCCGCAGCAGGCGCATGGCCTCGGCGAAGAAGGCCGGCCGGTCGGGGAGGTGCATGAGGCTCTCCACCGCCCAGACCACGTCGAAGGACGCGTCGGGGAATCCGGTGGCGAGAGCGTCGAGCTGGTGGAAGCGGGCCCGGTCGGCGACGCCGGCGGCCCGCGCCTTCTCGTTGGCCCTGGCGGCCTGCTTCGCGCTGAGGGTGACGCCCTCGACCGCGCAGCCCAGCGCCCCCGCCAGGTGCAGCGCGGGGCCGCCGATACCGCAGCCGACGTCCCAGACCTTCGACTTCGCGGGGAGGCGGGCGAATTCCACGAGCTCGCGGACCAGCCGGTCCGTGGCGGCGTGGCGGTCTGAACCATTGACACCGGGAACCTCTCCGGGGTCCCAGAAACCGTGGTGGACGTGTTCGCCCCACAGGTCCTCGTAGAGATCAAGAGTGATGTCGTAGTAGCGCTCCACGGCCGTGTTCAGGCCGGCGCCGATCCCAGGTTCCACTGATGGCCAATCCTCGAAAGCTGGCAGGAATGCGGAATACGAAGGCAGCACAAATAGAGCCGTCAGCTTCGGAAATGTTGCACCCGGGGGGTGCGTGAAGGGAGTGCTGCGGGAGTTTGTGAACAAGTGCGTGTGCAGGTGCGCGGGAAGCCGTGCTGTGGCAGTGCGGAGGCAGTGCGGAGGCAGTGCATGAGCAGTGCATGGTGTGCGGCGTGGAGATGCGCGCAGGAGGGCGCGGAAGTACAGGCCGTGAAGGTGGCACCAAAGAAAAGAGACCGCCCAGCCGTGAGGGGCGGCTGGGGGATCACCCGCAAGTAGGACAGGTGTTCTGGGCTGGCAACTCTCCGCCGGATCACGGCAGTTGGCCAATTGGCGCCATGCTAGCGGCGGGTGTTGCCGTCGTCAATACGGAGAATTTGTGTCGTGAGTGACTGATTGATACGCCAGAGAATATTGGGAAGTTCCACCTGTCGGGCCGGGTCTTGACAGCGATGAATTCAGAGTTGACAGTTCGGCGTGAGAATTCAGTCGGCTCTTTTGATCACGTCGGGAAAGAGGTTCCGGTTCTTCATGAAGGCTGCATCGACAACTCCGCAGAAGGGCCCGGCGCCCCCGCCCCCCGACCCTTCATGGGTGGACGAGATCCTTCTCGCCGGCCCCGGCGCCGACGTCTGCCTGGTCTTCGACGCACCCGTCAGCAGGGACGAGCTGCGCCGCCAGGTCGCCGGCCGGCAGGCCGCGCTCACCGCCGCCGGCCTGCGCGCCGGCGGCTCCGCCGCGCTGTGCCTGGCCCCCTCGCTCGCGCTGGTCGCGAACCTGCTGGCGGGCTGGCGGATCGGGGCGCAGGTCGCGTTACTCGACCACCGGCTCACCCCGTTCGAGACCGAACGGGCCCTGGGCCGGCTGGAATCCCAGGTCGTCGTCTCCGCGGACCCGGTCGGCGCGGGCCCCGCCCGCGGCTTCTACGACCAGCGCGACACCGCCAGGGCCCGCCCCGGCAGCCCCGCCCGCACCCCGCACGCGCTCGTCCAGCTCAGCTCGGGCTCCACCGGCCCTTCGAAGATCATCGGGCGGACGGCCGCCGACCTCATCGCCGAACTCGGGCGCTACGCCCTGATGGACGGCGTCCCGCGGGCCGGCGAGCGCATCGTGTCCATGGCGTCCATGGTCCACGTCCTCGGGCTCGTCGGCGGCCTGATGCACAGCCTGCACGCCGGCGTCCGGCTCGTCTTCCCGCAGCGGGCCACCGGCGAGGGCATCCTCGCCGCCGTCGCCGCGGGGCCCGAGCCGACCACGCTGCTCGGCGTGCCCTTCCATATCGAGCTGCTCACCTGGGTCGCGGAGCCGCCCCGGCTGCCGCAGCTCACCGGCATGACCACCGGCGGCGAGCTGGTCAGGGCCCAGGTCCACGACGCCTTCACCGAGCGCTACGGCGTCCGGCTCGGCAGCATGTACGGGATGACCGAGGTCGGCGTCATCGCCACCGACCTCTTCGGCGAGCACCGCCCCGAGGTCACCCCCGCGCCCGGCATGACGATCACCGAGTCCGCCGGCGAACTGCTCATCGCCACCGACCAATCGCCCTACCTCGGCACCACCGACCCGGCCCGCTGGTCCGACGGCTGGCTCCACACCAGGGACGGCGGCACCGTCGACCCGGCCACCGGCCGGATCCGCGTGCTGGGCCGCCTCGACTCCCAGGTCTCCGTCGGCGGCCTCAAGGTCGACCTCACCGAGGTCGAGCACACGCTCGCCGCGCTGCCCGAAGTGGCGGAAGCGGTCGTCGTGTTCGGCACCTCGATCGAGGCCTACGCGGTGCTCCGCGAGCCCGGCACCGCCGCCGCGGTGGAGGCCGGCCTCACCTCCCGGCTGGCCGCGTACAAGCGCCCCCGCCTGCTGCACTTCGTCGACCGCCTGCCGCGCACCGCCACCGGAAAGCTCGTACGCGACCACGCCGCCCTGCGCGCCGCCGACCGCGGCGCGCACCGCCAACCCGCCACCAGGGAAGGGAATCCCCGCGATGTCCACTGACGAGATCCGAGCCTTCGTGCTCACCTCGCTGACCGAGATGAACTACAGCATCGCCGGCGTCGACGACGACAC includes:
- a CDS encoding NAD-dependent epimerase/dehydratase family protein gives rise to the protein MGGLPPVRRAVVTGGAGFVGSHLCDRLRAEGTEVVCVDNLLTGSVDNVRARDGDPGFVLDVRDVCEPFDVPGPVDLVLHLASPASPHDYARHPLETLRAGAHGTENALDLAMRKGARFLLASTSEVYGDPLVHPQTELYWGNVNPVGPRSQYDEAKRYAEALTTAYRTARGVDTVIVRLFNTYGPRMRPKDGRAVPTFVTQALAGEPLTVAGDGSQTRSLCYVDDTVGGILTAAAGSHPGPVNLGNPVELTILELAHRVRDLCGSASPIAFVERPVDDPGLRRPDITLARAELGWQPAVDFDKGLAMTIDWFSRLG
- a CDS encoding ATP-binding cassette domain-containing protein: MTTPQKPVATAQNHGPDSARPGDDSAERTDDKDASMIETRGLRKSFSTGRRRKSTTVEAVSGLDLTVGEGEIFGFLGPNGAGKTTTLRMLATLLPPDGGEAVVAGADLRTAQAAVRRNIGYVAQGGGTWDNVTAREELVMQARMHGVGKAEAQARATAALDAFDLTAYADRHCRTYSGGQRRRVDIALGVVHRPKVLFLDEPTSGLDPQSRAHMWDEIRRLRTEGMTVFLTTHYLDEADALCDRIAIIDGGGIVAEGTPAELKRGIAGEVVTVEVAEHAAKAVEVLAQQDCVRSAELREEGDLRLSVDAGETAMPRIMRALADVGVELTTIELHRPTLDDVFLTRTGRSLRES
- a CDS encoding ABC transporter permease, giving the protein MKTLRDTWLVFQRHMLLLTRSPLSILLGVAQPVVYLALFAPLLKPALSSMGADSMTDAYRIYVPGMLVALALGGGLYVGFGLLAELASGVIERARVTPVSRAALLLGRALRDVVVLVVQAAIIIVLAMPLGLFVHVQDLLLAYALLALITLSSSAVSYGIALKVSDPNALGQVVNNIAQPLMLLSGTLLPLALAPLWLRRVSDWNPFSRAVVGMRALFAGHTGDASVWQSISLLAAVAVLALAWSARLFARSVR
- a CDS encoding glycosyltransferase, which gives rise to MGRYLFVSLPLTGHVHPMAAVSRELADRGHEVMWAGSESFLRPVLGPGTPITPIPLRAHRGQADRGMAAAKSRWEGYIVPHAKVTLPGIERAVAAFRPDVLAVDQHAVAGAIAAHRAGLPWASLAPTTMELTRPYRALPEVEAWLHRQMAAAWTAAGMPGEPPHDLRFSPHLLIAFTGTALNGPLDWPGNAVLVGPALAPRPPDTSFPWDWLDPGRRHVLVTVGTLSMDLAQDFHARVLQALRPIGGSVQAIVVAPDGTVPDPPEGDVLVRSRVPVLDLMPQLDAVVSHGGLNTVCEALAHGVPLVVAPIKGDQPINAARVAAVGAGRRVRFASVRPKTLREELLAVLDDPAYRAAAHRVRDSFAAAGGAAAAARHLEQLLGRRGTPS
- a CDS encoding methyltransferase domain-containing protein gives rise to the protein MEPGIGAGLNTAVERYYDITLDLYEDLWGEHVHHGFWDPGEVPGVNGSDRHAATDRLVRELVEFARLPAKSKVWDVGCGIGGPALHLAGALGCAVEGVTLSAKQAARANEKARAAGVADRARFHQLDALATGFPDASFDVVWAVESLMHLPDRPAFFAEAMRLLRPGGILAVATWSVREGELDEAEQDLVRQILQHQVMPDFSSLEEHERQALAAGFADVATVDWSQAVANSWDPSFAQIRQFDQGRTVMRRLARERGVDVLGFFHAGPLMKKGFDTGVITYGALRATKPVPGDTAAAELIRPVADLLRGIVGEDDAWLDSVVPGTRVDGDLLVESHELAAWSEALREEYGDGVDLLGHVSGLGVDQLIDLTVADVAGYVAARRDTSGPDGR
- a CDS encoding acyl--CoA ligase, which encodes MDEILLAGPGADVCLVFDAPVSRDELRRQVAGRQAALTAAGLRAGGSAALCLAPSLALVANLLAGWRIGAQVALLDHRLTPFETERALGRLESQVVVSADPVGAGPARGFYDQRDTARARPGSPARTPHALVQLSSGSTGPSKIIGRTAADLIAELGRYALMDGVPRAGERIVSMASMVHVLGLVGGLMHSLHAGVRLVFPQRATGEGILAAVAAGPEPTTLLGVPFHIELLTWVAEPPRLPQLTGMTTGGELVRAQVHDAFTERYGVRLGSMYGMTEVGVIATDLFGEHRPEVTPAPGMTITESAGELLIATDQSPYLGTTDPARWSDGWLHTRDGGTVDPATGRIRVLGRLDSQVSVGGLKVDLTEVEHTLAALPEVAEAVVVFGTSIEAYAVLREPGTAAAVEAGLTSRLAAYKRPRLLHFVDRLPRTATGKLVRDHAALRAADRGAHRQPATREGNPRDVH